Proteins found in one Pseudomonas sp. P8_241 genomic segment:
- a CDS encoding TonB-dependent siderophore receptor, protein MQSLTLSRAPLALAIDRQKKFRTVLPGALLALLLLGTSQVEAAPVNVNVPSQSLASALRQLGQQTNLQILYSQDMVNGIKSTAVSGNMEPEQALKTLLLGSGINFQLNGNTVSLVPAADNSSTLQLGATSITGLALGPTTEGTHSYTSDEVSIGKGNIKVKDIPQSVSVVTRQRMDDQNLNNLQDAMRQVTGVTIKTYNTGSSLNDVYMRGFLVDQVQVDGVSQPTGQGDLSTSFDLAMYDRVEVLRGPSGLYQGAGEPGGTINVVRKRALDKFALSGEVAGGSYDHYRSSVDVTGPLNDQGTVRGRFVTAYENNKSYVDYAKNERPMVYGRLELDLDPATTLSVGGAYQKNNSTPAFGLPAYADGSLLDVPRSTFVDAKWNTLNEKVWESFAEVDHALDNGGQFKTTVTYRDAETPERNFTWADGAVDPATGDSWAVAYDYYTHIKTIGVDSFVTTPFEFADRQHEFTVGAEYQHLDKDFTYGGGEYFPINVYDPGSIDIPHNDYEHVNGNWSKSDQYGLYTRAKFNVTDWLDVIGGSRVTWYESDAKNENAFFNNYGEAHTSINHKVVPYGAIIGKITPELSTYFSYTGVFKPQSEIGTDGEPVGPREGEQYEIGLKREFFDGRLNASIAAFRIYDENRAEYDDSTGAYMTEGKARSQGWETELSGNLTDNWSIVTGYAYTDTKYLEAADANKGKTFSTITPKHNYNLWTKYDFTDGALKGFNVGGGVRAVSETYYQRDVKFKQGGFAVTTAQIGYKFNDHLSSTLTANNLFDRKYYDRVDAAWGTNFYGDPRTFTLSLRAQY, encoded by the coding sequence ATGCAAAGCCTTACTCTGTCCCGCGCACCGCTGGCACTCGCCATCGACCGGCAAAAGAAATTTCGAACGGTCTTGCCGGGCGCGCTGCTGGCCCTGTTGCTGCTGGGCACTTCCCAGGTTGAAGCGGCACCGGTGAACGTCAACGTTCCGTCTCAGTCGCTGGCCAGCGCCTTGCGCCAATTGGGCCAACAGACCAACCTGCAGATCCTGTACAGCCAGGACATGGTCAACGGCATCAAGTCCACGGCGGTGTCGGGCAACATGGAGCCGGAGCAGGCATTGAAGACGTTGCTGCTGGGGAGCGGCATCAATTTTCAACTGAACGGCAACACCGTTTCACTGGTACCGGCAGCGGATAATTCCAGCACGCTGCAACTGGGCGCCACTTCGATCACCGGCCTGGCGCTGGGGCCGACCACCGAAGGCACGCATTCCTACACCAGCGATGAAGTCAGCATCGGCAAGGGCAATATCAAGGTCAAGGACATCCCGCAGTCGGTATCCGTGGTCACGCGCCAGCGCATGGACGACCAGAACCTGAACAACCTGCAAGATGCCATGCGTCAGGTCACCGGCGTGACCATCAAGACCTACAACACCGGTTCCAGCCTCAACGACGTCTACATGCGCGGCTTCCTCGTCGATCAGGTCCAGGTTGACGGTGTGTCGCAACCGACCGGTCAGGGCGACCTGTCCACCAGCTTTGACCTGGCGATGTACGACCGCGTCGAAGTGCTGCGCGGTCCGTCGGGCCTGTATCAAGGCGCTGGCGAACCTGGCGGCACAATCAACGTGGTGCGCAAGCGCGCCCTGGACAAATTCGCCCTGAGTGGCGAGGTGGCGGGTGGCTCTTATGACCACTACCGGTCCTCGGTGGATGTCACCGGCCCGTTGAACGACCAGGGCACCGTCCGCGGCCGTTTCGTGACCGCCTACGAGAACAACAAATCCTACGTCGACTACGCCAAGAACGAACGCCCGATGGTTTACGGCCGCCTGGAATTGGACCTCGACCCGGCCACGACCCTGTCGGTCGGCGGCGCCTACCAGAAGAACAACTCCACCCCGGCGTTCGGCCTGCCGGCCTATGCCGACGGCAGTTTGCTGGATGTCCCACGCTCGACCTTCGTCGATGCCAAGTGGAACACCCTCAATGAAAAAGTCTGGGAAAGCTTTGCCGAAGTGGACCACGCGCTGGACAACGGCGGTCAGTTCAAGACCACCGTGACCTACCGCGATGCCGAGACCCCGGAGCGTAACTTTACCTGGGCCGACGGCGCTGTCGATCCCGCGACCGGCGACAGCTGGGCCGTGGCGTACGACTATTACACCCATATCAAGACCATCGGCGTCGACAGTTTCGTCACCACGCCATTCGAATTCGCCGATCGCCAGCACGAGTTCACCGTGGGTGCCGAATACCAGCACCTGGACAAGGACTTCACCTACGGCGGTGGCGAGTACTTTCCGATCAACGTGTACGATCCGGGCAGCATCGACATTCCGCATAACGACTATGAGCACGTCAACGGCAACTGGTCCAAGTCCGACCAGTACGGCCTCTACACCCGCGCCAAGTTCAACGTCACCGACTGGCTCGATGTCATTGGCGGCAGCCGCGTAACCTGGTACGAAAGCGACGCGAAAAACGAGAACGCCTTCTTCAACAACTACGGCGAAGCGCACACCAGCATCAACCACAAGGTCGTGCCGTACGGCGCCATCATTGGCAAGATCACCCCGGAACTGTCGACCTATTTCAGCTACACCGGCGTGTTCAAGCCACAAAGCGAAATCGGCACCGATGGCGAGCCGGTCGGCCCGCGTGAAGGCGAACAGTATGAGATCGGCCTCAAGCGCGAGTTCTTCGACGGTCGCCTGAACGCCAGCATCGCCGCTTTTCGCATCTACGATGAGAACCGTGCCGAGTACGACGACAGCACCGGCGCCTACATGACCGAGGGCAAGGCGCGCAGCCAGGGCTGGGAAACCGAGTTGAGCGGCAACCTGACCGACAACTGGAGCATCGTCACCGGTTACGCCTACACCGACACCAAGTACCTGGAAGCCGCAGACGCCAACAAAGGCAAGACCTTCAGCACCATCACGCCCAAGCACAACTACAACCTGTGGACCAAGTACGACTTCACCGACGGAGCGCTCAAGGGCTTCAACGTCGGCGGTGGCGTACGTGCCGTCAGCGAAACCTACTACCAGCGTGACGTGAAGTTCAAACAAGGCGGCTTTGCCGTCACCACGGCGCAGATCGGCTACAAGTTCAACGATC